One window from the genome of Leuconostoc suionicum encodes:
- the uvrB gene encoding excinuclease ABC subunit UvrB: protein MIERQIEHEFEIKSKYEPTGDQPQAIEKLVGGINNHVKEQILLGATGTGKTFTISNVIKEVKKPTLVLSHNKTLAGQLYGELKEFFPNNAVEYFVSYYDYYQPEAYVPSSDTFIEKDSAVNDEIDKLRNSATSSLLERNDVIVVASVSSIFGLGDPHQYKDHVISLRVGYEYERDQLMRDLIDVQFTRNDIDFHRGTFRVRGDVIEIFPASQDEMALRIEFFGDEIDRIREINSLTGETIAERDHVAIFPAKHFMTDDDQMQVALDGIRQEMNAQVELFKKEGKLLEAQRIKQRTEYDLAMLEEMGFVGGIENYSRWMDGRQAGEPPFTLIDFFPDDFLIVIDESHVTMPQIRGMFNGDKARKETLVNYGFRLPSALDNRPLKLPEFEKHVNQIIYMSATPGDYENERVDSKHIIQQIIRPTGLLDPEVEVRPVMGQIDDLVGEITKRSERDERVFITTLTKRMAEDLTDYLKDLGIKVAYLHADIKTLERTEIIRDLRLGKYDVLIGINLLREGIDVPEVSLVAILDADKEGFLRNPRSLIQTIGRAARNENGHVIMYADKVTKSMREAIDETARRRDIQMQYNAQHGITPKTIKKDIRDLISVTHAATEEKVVDLTKVAFNDLPKDEQQSIVDNMTSQMKAAAKALDFEEAAQLRDTVMELKTRANL, encoded by the coding sequence ATGATAGAGCGACAGATAGAACATGAATTTGAAATTAAGTCTAAATATGAACCAACCGGTGATCAGCCACAAGCTATTGAAAAATTAGTTGGTGGAATCAACAATCATGTTAAAGAACAGATACTACTCGGAGCTACGGGAACAGGTAAAACATTTACCATTTCAAATGTAATTAAGGAAGTAAAAAAGCCGACTTTAGTTTTAAGTCATAATAAGACTTTAGCTGGACAGTTATATGGTGAGTTAAAAGAATTCTTTCCTAACAATGCAGTAGAATATTTTGTCTCTTACTATGATTATTATCAGCCGGAAGCTTACGTCCCAAGCTCTGATACGTTTATTGAAAAAGATTCAGCTGTGAATGATGAAATAGATAAACTCCGAAACTCCGCGACTAGTTCGTTACTTGAACGTAATGATGTCATTGTGGTTGCTTCCGTCAGTTCTATTTTTGGTTTAGGAGATCCGCACCAGTATAAGGATCATGTTATCAGTTTGCGTGTTGGATATGAATATGAGCGGGATCAATTAATGCGTGATTTGATTGATGTGCAGTTTACTCGTAATGACATTGATTTTCATCGTGGAACGTTCCGTGTTCGTGGTGACGTGATTGAAATTTTTCCTGCTTCCCAAGATGAAATGGCTTTGCGAATTGAGTTTTTTGGTGATGAAATTGATCGCATCCGAGAAATTAATTCATTGACAGGAGAAACAATAGCAGAACGTGATCATGTAGCTATTTTTCCAGCAAAACATTTTATGACCGATGATGACCAAATGCAGGTGGCATTGGACGGTATCCGTCAAGAAATGAACGCTCAAGTTGAGCTGTTCAAAAAAGAAGGTAAGTTATTAGAGGCGCAGCGTATTAAACAACGTACAGAATATGATTTGGCGATGCTTGAAGAAATGGGATTTGTTGGTGGCATTGAAAACTATTCACGTTGGATGGATGGCCGTCAAGCGGGTGAGCCCCCATTTACTTTGATTGACTTTTTCCCAGATGATTTTTTGATTGTTATTGATGAAAGTCATGTCACGATGCCACAAATTCGCGGTATGTTTAATGGGGACAAAGCTAGAAAAGAAACGTTGGTTAACTATGGCTTTCGTTTGCCAAGTGCATTAGATAATCGGCCATTAAAACTTCCTGAATTCGAAAAACACGTTAACCAGATTATTTATATGTCAGCGACACCTGGAGATTATGAAAATGAGCGTGTCGATTCAAAACACATTATTCAACAAATTATTCGACCAACGGGGTTGCTTGATCCAGAAGTTGAAGTGCGACCAGTCATGGGACAAATTGATGACTTGGTCGGGGAAATAACGAAGCGATCAGAGCGTGATGAACGTGTGTTTATCACAACGTTAACCAAACGTATGGCTGAGGATCTAACTGATTATTTGAAAGATTTGGGAATAAAAGTAGCTTATTTGCATGCGGATATCAAAACACTTGAACGTACGGAAATTATTCGTGATTTACGCTTGGGTAAATATGATGTTTTAATTGGTATTAACCTATTGCGTGAGGGTATTGATGTTCCTGAAGTATCCTTAGTAGCTATATTGGATGCTGATAAAGAAGGATTTTTGCGTAATCCACGTTCGTTAATCCAAACTATTGGTCGTGCCGCACGTAATGAAAATGGACACGTTATCATGTATGCAGATAAGGTGACTAAATCCATGCGTGAAGCTATTGATGAAACAGCCCGCAGGCGAGATATTCAGATGCAATATAATGCGCAACATGGTATTACACCGAAAACAATTAAGAAAGATATTCGTGACCTGATATCTGTCACACATGCTGCTACTGAAGAAAAAGTTGTTGATTTGACAAAGGTGGCGTTTAACGACTTGCCTAAAGATGAGCAACAGTCTATTGTTGATAATATGACCAGTCAAATGAAGGCGGCAGCTAAGGCACTGGACTTTGAAGAGGCAGCTCAATTGCGCGATACGGTAATGGAATTAAAAACACGTGCTAATCTTTAA